From the genome of Salmonella enterica subsp. houtenae serovar Houten:
TGTCATGCTCGTTTTCCGTGACGCGCGCGTTTGCCGTGCCCGGATTGTTGTTATTGCTAAGTCTCGCCGCAGTTTTAAGCTTGGTCATTGGCGCGAAACCGCTGCCCGCCGCCGCCGTACTGGACGCGTTCACCGGCGTTTGCCAAAGCGCCGATTGCACCATCGTCCTGGATGCGCGTTTGCCGCGTACGCTGGCCGGATTACTGGCAGGCGGCGCTTTGGGTCTCGCCGGGGCGCTCATGCAAACGCTCACTCGTAACCCGCTCGCCGACCCGGGGATTCTGGGCGTTAACAATGGCGCCAGCTTCGCCATCGTACTGGGTGCGGCGCTGTTTGGTTTCTCCACGCCGCTGGAGCAGCTTTTCATGGCATTTAGCGGCGCGCTTATCGCATCGCTGATTGTCGCCTTCACCGGCAGTCAGGGCGGCGGCCAGTTAAGCCCGGTCCGCCTGACACTGGCGGGCGTGGCGCTTGGCGCGGTACTGGAAGGACTAACCAGCGGCATCGCGCTGTTAAATCCAGAGGTCTATGACCAGCTTCGTTTCTGGCAGGCGGGGTCGCTGGACATTCGCAGCCTGCAAACGTTGAAAGTTGCGCTCGCCCCCGTGGTTATAGCCGGGATCGTAGCGCTATTTTTGAGCCGCGCGCTGAACAGTCTGAGCCTTGGCAGCGATACCGCGACGGCGCTGGGTAGTAAAGTGGCGCGCACCCAACTTATCGGTTTACTGGCGATTACCGTCTTGTGCGGCAGCGCAACGGCGCTGGTCGGCCCTATCGCCTTTATTGGTCTGATGATGCCGCATATGGCGCGTTGGCTGGTGGGCGCAGACCACCGCTGGTCGCTGCCGGTGACGCTACTGGCGACCCCAGCCCTGCTGCTTTTTGCCGATATTATTGGTCGTCTGTTAGTGCCGGGTGAACTCCGCGTATCGGTCGTCAGCGCGTTTATCGGCGCGCCGGTACTTATTTTTCTGGTACGCCGTAAATCAAGCAGAGGCAGCCTGTAATGTTTCCTTCTCGTCGACTTATCGTAAGCAGCCTGCTTCTGGCGGCAGGCTGCTTCGCCATTGGCTTATGGAGTTTACAACGCGGCGCCGTGCCTCTTGATACCGGGCAGATTATTGCCGCGCTGCTGGGCGACGCGCCGCGTAACGTTACCCTTGTCGTAACCGAATGGCGGTTACCGCGCGTATTAATGGCGCTGCTGATTGGCGCTGCGCTTGGCGTCAGTGGAGCGATTTTTCAGTCATTGATGCGTAACCCGCTAGGCAGCCCTGATGTGATGGGCTTTAATACCGGCGCCTGGAGCGGCGTACTGGTCGCGATGGTCCTGTTTGGCCAGCATCTTACCGCGATCGCGCTGGCGGCAATGACGGGCGGTATCGTCACGTCATTGATTGTCTGGCTGCTCGCCTGGCGTAACGGGATTGAAACCTTCCGGCTGATTATCATCGGTATCGGCATCCGCGCTATGTTAGTCGCCTTTAATACCTGGCTTCTGTTGCAGGCGTCACTGGAAACGGCGCTCACCGCCGGCTTATGGAACGCCGGGTCGCTCAACGGTCTGACATGGGCGAAAACCTGGCCTTCGGCGCCGCTGATTATTGTGATGCTGACAGGCGCCGCGCTACTGGTGCGTCGCATGCGGCTGCTGGAGATGGGCGATGACAGCGCCTGCGCGCTGGGTGTTAGCGTGGAGCGGTCACGCCTGATGATGATGCTGGTGGCGGTATCACTCACCGCAGCTGCTACGGCGCTGGCTGGCCCCATCTCGTTTATTGCCCTTGTCGCGCCGCACATCGCCCGCCGCCTTAGCGGCACAACTCGCTGGGGATTAACCCAGTCGGCGCTGTGCGGCGCGTTATTACTATTGGCCGCCGATGCGTGCGCGCAGCAACTGTTTATGCCTTATCAGCTTCCGGTGGGCGTGGTCACCGTCAGCCTCGGCGGTATTTACCTTATCGTCTTGTTAATTCAGGAGTCCCGCAAAAAATGACCGAATCCGTAGCCCGTTTGCGCGGCAACCAGTTAACTCTGGGTTATGGCAGCTATACCGTCGCAAAAAACCTTAACGTTTCGATTCCGGACGGCCATTTTACCGCCATTATCGGCCCTAATGGCTGCGGCAAATCGACTCTGCTACGTACGCTAAGCCGTCTGATGACACCCATTGACGGCCATGTCTGGCTGGATGGCGAACAAATACAGCGTTACGCCAGTAAAGAGGTCGCGCGGCGAATTGGTTTGCTGGCGCAAAACGCCACCACACCGGGCGATATCACCGTACAAGAGCTGGTCGCCAGAGGGCGTTATCCGCATCAGCCCTTATTTACCCGCTGGCGCAAGGAAGATGCCGACGCCGTCGCCAATGCGATGCGTGCAACAGGTATCACTTCACTGGCGACACAAAGCGTCGATACTCTGTCCGGCGGTCAACGCCAGCGGGCGTGGATAGCCATGGTGCTGGCGCAGGAAACGTCCATCATGCTGCTGGATGAGCCGACAACGTGGCTGGATATTAGCCATCAAATTGATTTGCTGGAATTGTTAAGCGATCTCAACCGCGAAAAAGGCTATACGCTCGCCGCCGTCCTGCACGACCTGAATCAGGCCTGTCGATACGCCACGCATTTGATTGCATTACGCGAAGGTAACATTGTGGCGCAGGGCGCGCCGAAGGAGATTGTTACCGCAGAGCTTATCGAAAAAATCTATGGCCTGCGCTGTATGATTATCGACGATCCGGTTGCCGGTACACCGCTGGTTGTACCGCTGGGGCGGCAATAGTCGTCCACACAGATGACAAAGCCGGATAATTGCTATCCGGCTTTTCGTGTAAATCAGACTAACCGTTCATCTATCGCCAGCGCGTTTTCCATTTTACGCGAGACCATCGCGTGACGCAGTAATACGCCGCCGCAGGCCATCATACCGCCAATCAACGCCGCCAGGATAATAATGATCGCTTTACCCGGGCCATCCTTTTTCACTGGCAGAGACGGCGACAGTTGATATTTAAACGGGGTAAACTTCACGTCGCTCACATTCAGTGCCGCCAGCTGTTCAACATGGTATTGACGGTTACGCAAATCACCGTTGATCTCGGCCATGTCCGTTACCCCTTTTTCAATTTCTAGTTTGCGGGAAATACCATCCGCGCCGAGAGAAATAGAAAAATCCGGATCATCTTTTACCGCCTGACCATTGCTGTAAACCGGTTTCTTAATGCCGGCGGCGTTGGCGATATCCAGCGAATAATGAAGACGTTGAATATTGGCATCAAGTTGATTTCTGAGGCGTACCCGATCCATCGCCAGCTTTTCCT
Proteins encoded in this window:
- the fepD gene encoding ferric enterobactin transport protein FepD — its product is MSCSFSVTRAFAVPGLLLLLSLAAVLSLVIGAKPLPAAAVLDAFTGVCQSADCTIVLDARLPRTLAGLLAGGALGLAGALMQTLTRNPLADPGILGVNNGASFAIVLGAALFGFSTPLEQLFMAFSGALIASLIVAFTGSQGGGQLSPVRLTLAGVALGAVLEGLTSGIALLNPEVYDQLRFWQAGSLDIRSLQTLKVALAPVVIAGIVALFLSRALNSLSLGSDTATALGSKVARTQLIGLLAITVLCGSATALVGPIAFIGLMMPHMARWLVGADHRWSLPVTLLATPALLLFADIIGRLLVPGELRVSVVSAFIGAPVLIFLVRRKSSRGSL
- the fepG gene encoding Ferric enterobactin transport system permeaseprotein FepG: MFPSRRLIVSSLLLAAGCFAIGLWSLQRGAVPLDTGQIIAALLGDAPRNVTLVVTEWRLPRVLMALLIGAALGVSGAIFQSLMRNPLGSPDVMGFNTGAWSGVLVAMVLFGQHLTAIALAAMTGGIVTSLIVWLLAWRNGIETFRLIIIGIGIRAMLVAFNTWLLLQASLETALTAGLWNAGSLNGLTWAKTWPSAPLIIVMLTGAALLVRRMRLLEMGDDSACALGVSVERSRLMMMLVAVSLTAAATALAGPISFIALVAPHIARRLSGTTRWGLTQSALCGALLLLAADACAQQLFMPYQLPVGVVTVSLGGIYLIVLLIQESRKK
- the fepC gene encoding ferric enterobactin transport ATP-binding protein FepC, whose product is MTESVARLRGNQLTLGYGSYTVAKNLNVSIPDGHFTAIIGPNGCGKSTLLRTLSRLMTPIDGHVWLDGEQIQRYASKEVARRIGLLAQNATTPGDITVQELVARGRYPHQPLFTRWRKEDADAVANAMRATGITSLATQSVDTLSGGQRQRAWIAMVLAQETSIMLLDEPTTWLDISHQIDLLELLSDLNREKGYTLAAVLHDLNQACRYATHLIALREGNIVAQGAPKEIVTAELIEKIYGLRCMIIDDPVAGTPLVVPLGRQ